One genomic region from Diabrotica undecimpunctata isolate CICGRU chromosome 9, icDiaUnde3, whole genome shotgun sequence encodes:
- the Dus2 gene encoding tRNA-dihydrouridine(20) synthase [NAD(P)+]-like — protein sequence MTKISEHSHVLNFGNKIILAPMVRVGTLPMRLLALKYGADIVYTEELIDWKFLKSIRRQNDVLGTIDYLDPSDGTIVFRTCPEEKDRVVVQLGTSDAERALKVAKMIQNDVAGIDINMGCPKEFSLKGGMGAALMAQPEKAKHILTTLVQNISIPVSCKIRVFENIDDTLKLVKDLAGTGISAIAVHGRTKVERPQHPNRNKTISQIAEILDIPVIANGGSREIENYNDILKFREECGTSSVMVARTAQYNCSIFRKDGMIAMDEVIVEYLKNCIDYDNSPSNTKYCVQNMLRELQETPRGKKFLECQTLEQICNIWSLGDYCRQKYLDYQSQGIFGRREIAPDTLDPQRKKRKTELDDENVDVCLNCAFIRVNYTEDPQLPKSKLIAYCGKNKFSNPKYKVYNEDKLFRAVVSLNEKKYSSTYWEKNKKFAEQGAALVACVALELIDKNQLIKDGSILE from the exons atgacaaagaTTTCTGAACATTCTCATGTTTTAAACTTTGGAAATAAGATTATTTTAGCTCCTATGGTAAGAGTGGGAACTTTGCCTATGCGATTATTAGCTCTAAAATATGGTGCCGATATTGTTTATACAGAAGAACTGATTGATTGGAAGTTTTTAAAGTCAATTCGAAGACAAAATG atgtaTTAGGAACAATTGACTACCTTGACCCAAGTGATGGGACTATTGTATTCCGTACTTGCCCTGAAGAGAAGGATAGAGTTGTGGTTCAACTCGGAACGAGTGATGCAGAGAGAGCGTTAAAAGTAGCCAAGATgat ACAAAATGATGTAGCAGGCATAGATATTAACATGGGCTGTCCGAAAGAGTTTTCTCTCAAAGGTGGAATGGGTGCTGCACTAATGGCCCAACCAGAAAAAGCCAAACATATTCTTACAACACTTGTTCAAAATATAAGCATTCCAGTAAGTTGTAAAATAAGAGTATTTGAGAACATTGACGATACTTTAAAGTTGGTAAAAGATTTAGCTGGGACTGGAATATCTGCCATAGCAGTTCATGGAAGAACAAAAGTTGAAAGACCTCAGCATCCTAACCGAAACAAGACAATAAGTCAAATTGCTGAGATTTTGGATATACCTGTGATAGCAAA tggAGGTTCTAGGGAAATAGAAAACTACAATGATATACTCAAATTTAGAGAGGAATGTGGTACCAGCAGTGTTATGGTGGCAAGGACGGCACAATACAACTGTTCCATATTTAGAAAAGATGGTATGATAGCAATGGATGAGGTAATAGTTGAGTATTTAAAGAATTGCATCGATTATGACAATTCTCCCAGTAATACAAAATATTGTGTCCAAAATATGTTAAGGGAGTTACAGGAGACACCAAGAGGGAAGAAATTTTTGGAGTGTCAAACATTAGAACAAATTTG TAATATTTGGAGCTTGGGGGACTATTGTCGACAAAAATATCTAGATTACCAATCTCAAGGAATTTTTGGACGTAGAGAAATTGCCCCAGATACCTTAGATCCACAACGAAAGAAACGAAAAACAGAGTTAGATGATGAAAATGTAGATGTTTGTTTAAATTGTGCGTTTATTAGAGTAAATTATACAGAAGATCCACAGTTGCCAAAATCTAAATTGATAGCATATTGTGGGAAAAATAAATTCTCCAATCCTAAGTACAAGGTATACAATGAAGACAAGTTATTTAGAGCTGTTGTATCtttaaatgaaaagaaatatagTTCAACATATTG ggaaaaaaataaaaagtttgcaGAACAAGGAGCTGCGCTTGTAGCATGTGTAGCattagaattaatcgataaaaaTCAGCTAATAAAAGATGGAAGTATTTTAGAATAA
- the TfIIS gene encoding transcription elongation factor S-II: MSVEEDVMRIQKKLNKMTSEDGTGQEQALDLLKELQTLDVNLEVLTKTRIGMTVNALRKSSKDDEVISLSKTLIKNWKKFISGTNSNEKSSSSSSNKPKKEKEEKPSREEKDRDKDKGMLPKQFPASSNTTDSVRLKCREMLTAAIRTDSQADDFEGCASAEELAEELEEAIFLEFKNTDMRYKNRVRSRISNLKDPKNPTLRTNYRIGVITAGRLAVMTAEEMANDEVKKLREKFTKEAINDAQLATAQGTKTDMLKCGKCKKRNCTYNQLQTRSSDEPMTTFVLCNECGNRWKFC; this comes from the exons ATGAGCGTCGAGGAGGATGTTATGAGAattcagaaaaaattaaataaaatgactTCGGAAGATGGAACT GGACAAGAACAAGCATTGGATCTTTTAAAAGAACTCCAAACCTTAGACGTCAATCTGGAAGTTCTAACAAAAACCCGTATAGGAATGACAGTAAATGCTCTAAGAAAGTCCAGTAAAGACGATGAAGTGATCAGTTTGTCCAAAACACttataaaaaactggaagaaattTATTTCCGGTACTAATTCTAATGAAAAATCTTCTAGTAGTAgttcaaataaaccaaaaaaggaaaaggaagaaaagcCGAGTCGTGAAGAAAAAGATAGGGATAAAGATAAGGGAATGCTTCCCAAACAGTTCCCAGCTAGTTCAAATACCACAGATTCTGTAAGATTGAAGTGCAGAGAAATGTTGACGGCTGCTATAAGGACAGATTCCCAAGCTGACGATTTTGAAG GTTGTGCCTCAGCTGAAGAGTTAGCAGAAGAGCTAGAAGAAGCAATCTTCCTGGAGTTTAAGAACACAGATATGCGTTACAAAAACAGAGTTCGTTCTAGAATATCCAATCTGAAAGACCCGAAAAACCCAACTCTGAGAACAAACTACCGAATCGGAGTGATCACGGCGGGACGTTTGGCTGTCATGACAGCCGAAGAAATGGCCAACGATGAGGTGAAGAAACTCAGAGAGAAATTCACTAAAGAAGCTATCAATGATGCCCAATTGGCGACCGCGCAAGGTACTAAGACGGACATGCTTAAGTGCGGAAAATGTAAGAAGAGGAATTGTACTTACAACCAATTGCAGACAAGGTCATCTGATGAACCTATGACTACTTTTGTATTGTGTAATGAATGTGGAAATAGATGGAAGTTCTGCTAG
- the LOC140451448 gene encoding mitochondrial glycine transporter B-like: MAVSYQSSFRDSGVCQNNYHNNIQVRLLENPVIKAFLSGSCSGVISTVLLQPLDVVKTRLQNPPAALRNQPNGLQIIPIVSNVIKHEQIGGLWKGTTPALMRAVPGIGLYFCCLEYVKTHFFKKKAPTASESILIGIIARGMAGATLMPMTVVKTRIESGVYQYSGVMVALQDIFHHEGIKGLTRGLVPTIFRDAPYAGIYFMFYNQSKSLIPKDIYSTYTSPVNFACAVISSTLASLVTQPPDVFKTQLQLYPEKFNSLRSVMIHVYVKHGFLGYFQGIVPRLMRRTLVAAISWTLYEKVMQSNKQKKY, from the exons ATGGCGGTGTCGTATCAATCCAGTTTTCGGGACAGCGGTGTTTGCCAAAATAACTACCATAACAACATTCAGGTTAGACTCCTTGAG AACCCTGTGATAAAAGCCTTCCTGTCTGGATCATGTTCAGGTGTCATCAGCACAGTTTTATTGCAACCTTTAGATGTTGTAAAAACCCGCCTCCAAAATCCTCCAGCTGCACTTAGAAA TCAGCCAAATGGACTCCAAATCATACCCATTGTTTCTAACGTAATAAAACACGAGCAGATAGGAGGACTATGGAAGGGCACCACACCG gCATTAATGAGAGCAGTGCCGGGAATAGGATTGTATTTCTGCTGTTTAGAATACGTAAAGACCCATTTCTTCAAGAAGAAGGCTCCCACAGCCTCAGAATCGATACTGATAGGTATTATTGCAAGAGGCATGGCCGGAGCCACTCTAATGCCGATGACAGTTGTCAAAACGAG GATCGAGAGCGGAGTGTACCAATACAGCGGCGTTATGGTAGCACTACAAGATATATTTCACCACGAAGGTATTAAAGGTTTAACGAGGGGACTGGTACCGACCATTTTCCGGGACGCCCCCTACGCCGGAATCTATTTCATGTTTTACAATCAATCAAAATCACTCATACCAAAAG atatttaTTCCACATACACATCACCTGTTAATTTCGCTTGCGCTGTGATATCTAGCACATTGGCATCACTGGTTACCCAGCCACCTGATGTTTTTAAGACACAATTGCAGCTGTATCCAGAAAAATTCAACAGTTTACGGTCTGTGATGATTCATGTTTATGTTAAACATGGCTTCTTAGGGTATTTTCAAGGTATTGTTCCTAGACTGATGAGGCGCACATTGGTGGCAGCGATTTCGTGGACTTTGTATGAAAAAGTTATGCaaagtaacaaacaaaaaaagtattaa